DNA sequence from the Staphylococcus epidermidis genome:
TTCGTTTTTCTTGAAGACCTTCCTCTACAATTTTACGTACTTTTTCTTCAGCCTCTTTCAAAAGTTCTTCACTTTCTCTAACATAGACGAAGCCTCTTGATTGAATTTCAGGTCCTGCAGCAATACGTCGATTTTTAGGATCTAATGTCACAACCGCAATAAAAATACCGTCTTCGGCTAATAGATGTCTGTCTCTTAATACGATATTACCTACGTCACCAACGCCAATCCCATCAATAAGTATATTACCTGATTGAACTTTTTCATTTAAAATCATATCTTTACCGTTATAACTAATCACGTCGCCTTTTTCAACTAAGAAAATTTTCTCAGGTGCTACACCGGTTTCTGCTGCTAATTTGGCATGTGCAATCTGCATTTTAAATTCACCTTGAACAGGTACAAAATATTCAGGTTTCATAATATTTAACATCATTTTCAATTCTTCCATACAACCATGACTTGACGCATGAATTTTCTTGTTGTTTGGAATTATATGTGCTCCAGCACGCACTAACTCATTTAATGTATCTGCAATAATAACCTCCATATTAGCTGAAGCAGTAATTGCTAGGAATATTGAATCTCCTTCTTCTATGTTCATAATTTTATGCTTTTTGCGAGCCATTTGACTTAATGCTTCTACTGGTTCACCTTGCATACCTGTAGCAATAATAATCACTTCATTTTTAGGATAATTTTCCACTTCGTTAATAGGTATTAATAAATCTTTTGGTATATCAAAGTATCCCATTTTACGTGCTATGTTAAACGAACTTTCAAGTGAACGACCTAAAAATGACACTTTACGATTAAGTTGACTTGCAATGTTAAGCACTTGTTGAATACGAACGAAGTTTGAAGCATAGCATGATACAATAAGTCTACCTTTAACCTTGGCAAAAGCATCATACATGTGATGTTCAATAATATTTTCAGGCGTGTTATATCCAGGCTTTTCAGCTTCTGTTGAATCACTGATTAATGCGAACACACCCTCATCACCAATTTCTGCCATTCGTTTCAAGTCTGGAGCATAATGTCCATGCAAACTTTGATCAAACTTAAACTCTCCAGTATAAACTATAGAACCATACGAAGTATGAATACATACGCCTAAGCTATCAGGAATGCTATGTGTCGTATTAAAGAAACTCACGTTAACATTTTTAAATCTCATAATTGAATCATGGTTTACAGTATAGTAACGTACTTTCTTTTTAATATTTCGGGCCTTCATTGCTTCTTTAACAAGTGCGATTGTCAATTTAGAA
Encoded proteins:
- the rnjB gene encoding ribonuclease J2, translating into MSLIKKKNKDIRIIPLGGVGEIAKNMYIVEVDDEMFMLDAGLMFPEDEMLGVDIVIPDIQYVIENKERLKGIFLTHGHEHAIGAVSYVLEQIDAPVYGSKLTIALVKEAMKARNIKKKVRYYTVNHDSIMRFKNVNVSFFNTTHSIPDSLGVCIHTSYGSIVYTGEFKFDQSLHGHYAPDLKRMAEIGDEGVFALISDSTEAEKPGYNTPENIIEHHMYDAFAKVKGRLIVSCYASNFVRIQQVLNIASQLNRKVSFLGRSLESSFNIARKMGYFDIPKDLLIPINEVENYPKNEVIIIATGMQGEPVEALSQMARKKHKIMNIEEGDSIFLAITASANMEVIIADTLNELVRAGAHIIPNNKKIHASSHGCMEELKMMLNIMKPEYFVPVQGEFKMQIAHAKLAAETGVAPEKIFLVEKGDVISYNGKDMILNEKVQSGNILIDGIGVGDVGNIVLRDRHLLAEDGIFIAVVTLDPKNRRIAAGPEIQSRGFVYVRESEELLKEAEEKVRKIVEEGLQEKRIEWSEIKQNMRDQISKLLFESTKRRPMIIPVISEI